From one Acidobacteriota bacterium genomic stretch:
- a CDS encoding sulfatase-like hydrolase/transferase has product MTLQTFSTTLRGLALLAALTMASAPPGAAQNRDGARPRPNILLIISDDIGVDASSDMYPGLIDGLVRQYGPSGHNHADYKMIQGRPASTPALNSLAQSGMRFSQAWVNTFCSPTRTSMITGLYSVKTGVLDYMGYLSKTHHSFVRDLKEKGGYATAAFGKWHIAGLGQYPGMKPKEAGFDLYRGNLHGGVQTYHEWDYHIQDGTDAPDQYRTEKAPVRSLPGIAPTTFAPVVKTADAVDWITRQEKTDPDKPWFVWFAFNLSHITGQQMPNPMVIPNADTMDEISRKEMEGCMGPDGKFGTAQVGSCSSEALMRAMTNSMDSMVRILLDTVDRVDKNTYVIYIGDNGTWMFGEKREFIDNMYITRRGRSKGTAYESGVRVSMAVRGPGIKAGSRSDEWVNGVDLFSTILELGGLEVPKAVPDRTGRGTVPLDSVSLTPVLFKGAKDLRDPNRGYMLAETVNPVSTVKPNLKQAAARNKTYKVICDENPETASCTFYNLADDPLEEYPLEKPQSCADYANGKWTTADASWHFCRLQDVIATESFLGQPDYEKQTVPQQPMAKKPFPKRPAQAQ; this is encoded by the coding sequence GTGACACTTCAAACCTTCAGTACGACCCTGCGCGGTCTGGCCCTGCTGGCGGCGCTGACGATGGCTTCCGCGCCCCCGGGCGCGGCGCAGAACCGGGACGGAGCGCGTCCGCGCCCCAACATCCTGCTCATCATCAGCGACGACATCGGCGTGGACGCGAGCAGCGACATGTATCCCGGGTTGATCGACGGCCTGGTCAGGCAGTACGGGCCCTCGGGACACAATCACGCCGACTACAAGATGATCCAGGGGCGCCCCGCGTCCACCCCGGCCCTCAACTCCCTGGCGCAGTCGGGCATGCGGTTCTCCCAGGCATGGGTGAACACCTTCTGCTCCCCCACGCGCACGTCGATGATCACCGGGCTCTATTCCGTCAAGACCGGCGTGCTGGATTACATGGGCTACCTGTCCAAGACCCATCACTCCTTCGTCCGGGACCTGAAGGAAAAGGGGGGCTACGCCACGGCCGCGTTCGGCAAGTGGCACATCGCCGGCCTGGGGCAATACCCCGGCATGAAACCGAAGGAAGCGGGTTTCGACCTCTACCGCGGCAACCTCCATGGCGGCGTCCAGACCTATCATGAATGGGACTACCACATCCAGGACGGCACCGACGCTCCCGACCAGTACCGGACGGAAAAGGCGCCGGTCCGGTCCCTGCCCGGGATCGCGCCGACCACCTTCGCCCCGGTCGTGAAGACGGCCGACGCCGTCGACTGGATCACGCGCCAGGAAAAAACGGATCCCGACAAGCCGTGGTTCGTCTGGTTCGCGTTCAACCTGTCGCATATCACGGGCCAGCAGATGCCCAATCCGATGGTCATCCCCAACGCCGACACCATGGATGAAATTTCGCGCAAGGAGATGGAGGGATGCATGGGCCCCGACGGGAAGTTCGGCACGGCCCAGGTCGGGTCCTGCTCCTCGGAAGCCCTCATGCGGGCGATGACCAACTCGATGGACTCCATGGTCCGCATCCTGCTCGACACCGTGGACCGGGTGGACAAGAACACCTACGTCATCTACATCGGCGACAACGGCACCTGGATGTTCGGCGAAAAGCGGGAGTTCATCGACAACATGTACATCACCCGGCGCGGGCGCAGCAAGGGGACGGCGTACGAGAGCGGCGTCCGCGTTTCGATGGCCGTGAGGGGACCCGGCATCAAGGCCGGCTCCCGGAGCGACGAATGGGTCAACGGGGTGGACCTGTTCTCCACCATCCTGGAACTGGGCGGCCTCGAGGTGCCCAAGGCGGTCCCCGACCGGACGGGCAGGGGAACGGTGCCGCTCGACTCGGTCTCGCTCACCCCGGTCCTGTTCAAGGGGGCCAAAGACCTGCGCGATCCCAATCGCGGCTACATGCTCGCGGAAACCGTGAACCCCGTGAGCACCGTGAAGCCGAACCTCAAGCAGGCGGCCGCCCGGAACAAGACCTACAAGGTCATCTGCGACGAGAACCCGGAGACCGCCAGCTGCACCTTCTACAACCTGGCGGACGACCCGCTCGAGGAATATCCCCTCGAGAAGCCGCAGAGCTGCGCCGATTACGCGAACGGGAAATGGACGACGGCCGACGCGTCGTGGCACTTCTGCCGCCTGCAGGACGTCATCGCCACCGAATCGTTCCTGGGGCAGCCCGACTACGAGAAGCAGACGGTACCCCAGCAGCCGATGGCCAAGAAGCCCTTCCCCAAGCGGCCGGCCCAGGCCCAGTAA
- a CDS encoding 4Fe-4S dicluster domain-containing protein, whose protein sequence is MKELVVISGKGGTGKTSLTASFAALAGDAVIADCDVDASDLHLVLSPKVLDTREFRSGHEASIRSGDCIACGICRDVCRYDAVRPVFKNGRKAHYAVDAVACEGCGVCVRFCPEQAIDFPQRVCGEYRTGETRFGPMIYAQLGIGAENSGKLVSTVRKEARRIAEARGARWILVDGPPGIACPVIASITGSSLALIAVEPTLSGIHDMQRVLDLTRHFAVPAFVCVNKWELNPQMTEQIEAAAQASGVSLAGRIRYDRAVTDAQVRGITVVEYGGGAAEDIRAVWSTLAEVQDSRAAPAIMEV, encoded by the coding sequence ATGAAAGAACTGGTCGTGATCAGCGGCAAGGGGGGGACCGGCAAGACCAGCCTGACCGCCTCCTTCGCCGCCCTGGCCGGGGACGCCGTGATCGCCGACTGCGATGTCGACGCCTCGGACCTCCACCTGGTGTTGTCGCCCAAAGTCCTCGACACCCGGGAGTTCCGGAGCGGCCACGAAGCCTCCATCCGGTCCGGCGATTGCATCGCCTGCGGCATCTGCCGCGACGTGTGCCGCTACGACGCCGTCCGCCCGGTCTTCAAAAACGGGCGCAAGGCCCACTATGCCGTGGACGCCGTCGCCTGCGAGGGGTGCGGCGTCTGCGTCCGGTTCTGCCCCGAGCAGGCCATCGATTTCCCGCAGCGGGTGTGCGGGGAATACCGCACGGGCGAAACCCGCTTCGGCCCGATGATCTACGCGCAGCTGGGGATCGGGGCGGAAAATTCCGGGAAGCTGGTGTCGACCGTCCGCAAGGAGGCCCGCAGGATCGCCGAGGCCCGCGGGGCGCGATGGATCCTGGTGGACGGGCCGCCCGGGATCGCCTGTCCCGTCATCGCCTCCATCACCGGCAGTTCGCTCGCCCTCATCGCGGTGGAGCCCACCCTTTCGGGCATCCACGACATGCAAAGGGTGCTCGACCTGACCCGGCACTTCGCCGTCCCGGCCTTCGTCTGCGTCAATAAATGGGAGCTCAACCCGCAGATGACCGAACAGATCGAGGCCGCCGCGCAAGCGTCCGGCGTCTCGCTGGCAGGCAGGATCCGCTACGACCGGGCCGTCACCGACGCCCAGGTCCGGGGGATTACGGTCGTGGAGTACGGGGGGGGGGCGGCCGAGGACATCCGTGCCGTCTGGAGCACCCTGGCCGAAGTGCAGGACAGCCGTGCGGCCCCCGCAATCATGGAAGTCTGA
- a CDS encoding dinitrogenase iron-molybdenum cofactor biosynthesis protein has product MKITISSQGNTLDSMVDPRFGRAAQFILYDTETKKFEVVSNEQSLNAAQGAGIKAAETLSSLGSGALITGHCGPNAFQTLSAAGIAIYTGADGLTVGQAIEKFQAGQLRTAAASDVRGHWK; this is encoded by the coding sequence ATGAAAATCACCATCAGCTCCCAGGGGAACACCCTCGATTCCATGGTGGACCCCCGCTTCGGACGGGCGGCGCAGTTCATTCTCTATGATACGGAAACGAAAAAGTTCGAGGTGGTCTCCAACGAGCAGAGCCTCAACGCGGCGCAGGGCGCGGGCATCAAGGCCGCCGAGACCCTCTCGAGCCTGGGGTCCGGGGCATTGATCACGGGCCACTGCGGCCCCAACGCCTTCCAGACCCTCTCCGCCGCCGGGATCGCGATCTACACCGGCGCCGACGGGCTCACGGTAGGTCAGGCCATCGAAAAGTTCCAGGCCGGCCAGCTCCGGACGGCCGCCGCCTCCGACGTCAGGGGCCACTGGAAATGA
- a CDS encoding P-loop NTPase, with the protein MIIAIASGKGGTGKTTIAANLAMCLQKPVRLLDCDVEEPNCHIFLKPDADGGERATLPVPVINEELCNNCGECGRICQFNAIVSLKTKPLVFPSLCHGCGGCLRVCPTGAITEAEREIGTVETGTSGHVQFVQGRLDVGEAQSPPLIRAVKQHIAEEGVTIIDCPPGTSCPVIAAVKGCDYAVLVTESTPFGLHDLKLAVATMRLLHLDFGVVINRTTSRDAMVREFCRKEHIPVLLEIPDDRRVAEAYSRGRLIVEAVPELRESFERLCSSVISRIQNRAAAPPPCGGSAPGVS; encoded by the coding sequence ATGATCATCGCCATCGCTTCCGGGAAAGGGGGGACCGGGAAAACGACCATTGCGGCCAATCTTGCCATGTGCCTGCAGAAGCCCGTGCGGCTGCTGGATTGCGATGTCGAGGAACCCAACTGCCACATCTTCCTGAAACCCGATGCTGACGGCGGCGAACGGGCCACGCTTCCGGTGCCCGTCATCAACGAAGAACTGTGCAACAACTGCGGCGAATGCGGCCGCATCTGCCAGTTCAACGCCATCGTTTCGCTGAAGACGAAACCCCTGGTGTTCCCCTCCCTCTGCCATGGGTGCGGCGGGTGCCTCAGGGTCTGCCCCACCGGGGCCATCACCGAGGCCGAGCGCGAGATCGGCACCGTCGAAACGGGGACGAGCGGCCACGTGCAGTTCGTCCAGGGCCGTCTCGACGTGGGGGAGGCGCAGAGTCCTCCCCTGATCCGGGCCGTCAAACAGCACATCGCGGAGGAAGGGGTGACCATCATCGACTGTCCCCCGGGGACCTCCTGCCCGGTGATCGCCGCGGTGAAGGGGTGCGATTACGCCGTCCTCGTCACCGAATCGACCCCTTTCGGGCTGCACGACCTGAAGCTGGCCGTGGCCACCATGCGCCTGCTCCACCTCGATTTCGGGGTCGTGATCAACCGGACGACCTCGCGCGACGCCATGGTCCGGGAGTTCTGCAGGAAGGAGCACATCCCGGTCCTGCTCGAAATCCCCGACGATCGCAGGGTGGCCGAGGCCTACTCCCGCGGCAGGCTGATCGTCGAGGCGGTGCCCGAACTCAGGGAATCCTTCGAGCGGCTCTGTTCCTCGGTCATCTCCAGGATCCAGAACCGCGCTGCGGCTCCGCCCCCCTGCGGCGGGTCCGCCCCGGGGGTGTCATGA
- a CDS encoding sigma 54-interacting transcriptional regulator, whose product MAPGKPDGDGTASTTEAILESISDGVFTVDAGWRVTSFNRAAEKITGVRRADAVGRRCSDVFRSSLCGRECALGKTLKTGKPVISRSAYIINAAGDRIPVSLSTAVLRDASGRVIGGAETFRDLSEIEALRRELEGNVHVGDLSSRSPLMRRVLEVLPAVAASPSTVLILGETGTGKEVVARTIHSHSARSGGPFVAVNCGALPETLLESELFGYRAGAFTGAARDRPGRFALARGGTLFLDEIAEIPPAMQVKLLRVLQERTYEPLGSSREESTDARIVAATNRDPAQQVRRGLFREDLYYRINVVRIELPPLRRRKEDIPLLAGEFISRFNRLQGKQVTGIAPDSLPLLMAHDWPGNIRELENVIERAFILCSEGPIERRHLPEEIAGGEARAGAGGRMRSAHDILEAQTIRSALEQAGFNRLRAARELGIHKTTLFRKIKKLGIVLPDRDGRARDGT is encoded by the coding sequence ATGGCACCCGGAAAGCCGGATGGCGACGGGACGGCCTCGACCACCGAGGCGATCCTGGAAAGCATCTCCGACGGGGTATTCACCGTCGACGCCGGGTGGCGCGTCACCAGTTTCAACCGGGCGGCGGAGAAGATCACCGGGGTCCGCCGCGCCGACGCCGTCGGCCGCCGCTGCAGCGACGTCTTCCGCTCGAGCCTCTGCGGGCGGGAGTGCGCTCTCGGCAAGACGCTGAAAACGGGGAAACCCGTCATCAGCCGCTCCGCCTACATCATCAACGCCGCCGGCGACCGGATCCCCGTCAGCCTGTCGACGGCCGTGCTGCGGGACGCATCCGGCCGCGTCATCGGCGGGGCGGAGACCTTCCGCGACCTCTCCGAAATCGAGGCCCTGCGCCGGGAACTCGAGGGGAACGTCCATGTCGGCGACCTCTCGAGCCGCAGCCCCCTCATGCGGCGCGTTCTCGAGGTCCTGCCCGCCGTCGCCGCGAGCCCCAGCACCGTCCTCATCCTGGGGGAGACCGGGACCGGCAAGGAGGTGGTGGCCCGGACGATCCACTCGCATAGCGCCCGCTCGGGCGGCCCCTTCGTCGCGGTCAATTGCGGCGCCCTCCCCGAGACCCTGCTCGAATCGGAACTGTTCGGGTACCGCGCGGGGGCCTTCACCGGCGCGGCCAGGGACCGCCCGGGTCGCTTCGCCCTGGCGCGCGGGGGGACTTTGTTTCTCGACGAGATCGCCGAAATCCCCCCGGCGATGCAGGTCAAGCTGCTGCGCGTGCTCCAGGAGCGGACGTACGAGCCTCTGGGGTCGTCGCGGGAGGAAAGCACCGACGCCCGCATCGTCGCGGCTACCAACCGGGACCCCGCCCAGCAGGTACGCCGGGGACTGTTCCGCGAGGACCTCTACTACCGCATCAACGTGGTGCGCATCGAACTCCCCCCCCTGCGGCGGCGCAAGGAGGACATCCCGCTCCTGGCCGGGGAGTTCATCAGCCGCTTCAACCGGCTGCAGGGCAAGCAAGTGACCGGGATCGCGCCCGACTCCCTCCCCCTGCTCATGGCCCACGACTGGCCCGGCAACATCCGCGAATTGGAAAACGTGATCGAGAGGGCCTTCATCCTCTGCAGCGAGGGACCGATCGAGCGAAGGCATCTCCCGGAGGAGATCGCGGGGGGGGAGGCGCGGGCGGGCGCCGGGGGGCGCATGCGGTCGGCCCACGATATCCTGGAAGCCCAGACCATCCGCAGCGCCCTCGAGCAGGCCGGCTTCAACCGGCTGCGCGCCGCGCGGGAACTGGGCATCCACAAGACCACCCTCTTCCGGAAGATCAAAAAGCTGGGGATCGTGCTCCCCGACAGGGACGGCCGCGCCCGGGATGGGACGTAG
- a CDS encoding carboxypeptidase regulatory-like domain-containing protein produces MKRLAVLIFFLAGTSVYDYANSLRPAKLDDLFKEADLVGMVKVVAGESQNHSSTIYKAEMLQVFKGMVESRFIYFGPYQGSEIGGEYLVFMKRTGEKLQSLRNEGVPADSPVFNPEAPYYLVMYEGYGKMESGYECIFEDNKGTPCDDAIRLYPEQILLPKKLKTYPGDDVDTLHPMNPRWVHRSHMTDYLSDLCRKANPDQCRLKRPVKDRTIPVNTTIRGLVTYPDGAPAEAADVTATLQCEFYGMSYRSKTDADGRFQIRMRETRPGCDSFEFAAEKRDTFWLKTSDHLFVPVDETVNTTVKYDPPNDPEPVAIQLRRQGAKLEVQVRDGVTGKFIESHVDIRRIDLPGSSASIHSRTELDGAGVLFFVPEGTYEVHASGSISYSASWTGVRRKVSLKAGEISHLVLELTPRP; encoded by the coding sequence ATGAAGCGTCTGGCTGTTCTTATTTTCTTTTTGGCGGGCACTTCCGTTTACGATTATGCGAATTCGCTGCGTCCGGCAAAACTCGACGATCTGTTCAAAGAGGCAGACCTTGTCGGGATGGTGAAGGTGGTTGCAGGCGAGTCGCAGAATCACAGCTCCACGATATATAAAGCTGAAATGCTGCAGGTCTTTAAAGGCATGGTTGAATCGCGTTTCATATATTTTGGTCCCTACCAGGGGAGCGAGATAGGGGGGGAATATCTTGTTTTCATGAAACGGACAGGAGAAAAGCTTCAATCTCTCCGGAACGAGGGTGTTCCCGCTGACAGCCCCGTTTTCAATCCGGAAGCTCCATATTATCTAGTGATGTATGAAGGCTACGGCAAGATGGAATCGGGCTATGAATGCATCTTTGAAGACAATAAGGGAACTCCTTGCGATGACGCCATCAGGCTGTATCCCGAACAGATACTTCTCCCGAAAAAGCTAAAAACTTACCCCGGTGACGATGTGGATACCCTGCATCCGATGAATCCGCGCTGGGTTCACAGGTCGCATATGACGGATTACCTTTCCGACCTGTGCCGCAAAGCAAATCCCGATCAATGCAGATTGAAGCGTCCAGTGAAGGACCGCACTATTCCGGTGAATACAACCATACGAGGATTGGTGACCTATCCCGATGGGGCTCCTGCGGAAGCCGCCGATGTTACCGCTACATTACAATGCGAATTCTATGGAATGTCCTATCGATCAAAGACAGACGCGGACGGCAGGTTCCAGATAAGGATGAGAGAAACCCGGCCGGGTTGTGACTCCTTTGAGTTCGCAGCTGAAAAGCGCGATACGTTCTGGTTGAAAACCAGCGACCATCTTTTTGTGCCTGTAGACGAAACAGTGAATACCACGGTGAAATATGATCCGCCGAACGACCCGGAGCCCGTGGCCATTCAATTACGGAGGCAAGGCGCAAAATTGGAGGTTCAAGTAAGAGATGGTGTTACGGGCAAATTCATTGAATCTCATGTGGACATACGGCGCATTGATTTGCCGGGGAGTTCGGCTTCGATACATTCGCGTACGGAGCTCGATGGAGCCGGAGTCTTGTTTTTTGTTCCCGAAGGTACATATGAAGTTCATGCGAGCGGGAGCATATCCTACTCTGCTTCCTGGACCGGTGTAAGGAGGAAGGTTAGCCTCAAGGCTGGCGAAATATCGCATTTGGTATTGGAGCTGACCCCTCGCCCATAA
- a CDS encoding C_GCAxxG_C_C family protein, with translation MADYEALQAKLRELAGREWDMTAIEARCREAVAAGFRRRLPRPDEAVRERERILARVELRAEEYNCFARNCARSTALAVMEEFGLGSVEVLRALSPFPGFGSTGWMCGGVTGGLVAIGLYRGSDDLGDREAVGATMRLAKRFMERFGETVGAYTCPKIQEDVVFGRYMDPGASPENMARFEREKGFEKCGLLPGIGARIATEIILEDVVENG, from the coding sequence ATGGCGGATTACGAGGCGCTGCAGGCGAAACTGAGGGAGCTGGCCGGGCGGGAATGGGACATGACCGCGATCGAGGCCCGGTGCCGGGAGGCCGTCGCGGCGGGATTCCGCCGGAGGCTCCCCCGCCCGGATGAGGCCGTGCGCGAGCGGGAGCGGATCCTAGCCCGGGTCGAGCTGCGGGCCGAGGAGTACAACTGCTTCGCAAGGAACTGCGCGCGCAGCACGGCGCTGGCCGTGATGGAGGAATTCGGACTGGGGAGCGTCGAGGTCCTGCGCGCCCTCTCCCCGTTCCCCGGCTTCGGAAGCACCGGCTGGATGTGCGGGGGGGTCACGGGGGGCCTCGTCGCCATCGGGCTCTACCGGGGGAGCGACGACCTGGGGGACCGGGAGGCCGTGGGGGCTACCATGAGGCTGGCGAAGCGGTTCATGGAGCGGTTCGGGGAGACGGTGGGCGCCTACACCTGCCCCAAGATCCAGGAGGACGTCGTCTTCGGCCGGTACATGGACCCGGGCGCCAGCCCGGAAAACATGGCGAGGTTCGAGCGGGAGAAGGGGTTTGAAAAGTGCGGCCTGCTCCCGGGGATCGGGGCGAGGATCGCGACGGAGATCATTCTCGAGGACGTCGTCGAAAACGGCTGA